The Thioalkalivibrio sulfidiphilus HL-EbGr7 genome includes the window ATGACACCATGCTCAGTTACGTTATCAAGCGCGCTGGTTGCCTCGTCAAATATGAGAACATTCGGATCATGGTAAAGCGCCCGGGCTATACCAATCCTCTGTCTCTGTCCACCAGACAATCTGACACCACGCTCACCTATCTCGGTCTGATATCCATATTTAAGTTGATGAACGACAAAATCATGGAGATTAGCCATCCTTGCCGCTCTTTCAACGGCGTCAATATCAATCTTCTCAGCAGGAATCCCAAAGGCAATATTCGCTGCGATTGTGTCATCCGCCAGAAATATGGTTTGCGGAACATAGCCCACGCTTTTCTGCCAGGATGCGACATTATTCTGATTGATAACACAGCCATCCACGAGCAAGGAACCGCTTGACGGCTTGATAAGTCCAAGGATGATATCAACAACGGTGGTCTTTCCTGAGCCCGTTGTACCGACGAGCCCAATCGTCGAATATGCAGGGATATGCATCGTTACGCCGTCCAGCGCCAATTTGTCAGTCCCTGGATAACTGAACCGCACATCACGCAGCTCAATACTGCTGTTGAGCGGCAATGGAGTAATCGGAGATATATTGTCTGTCACCGGATAATTACGCCTTGAATCCTGAATCTCCAGCAAATCAGAATGGAGTGATTCAGTGGCCGGCATCATGACTTTGAGCTGCGTAATGCCACGATAGATACCTTGAAGCGCAGGCATAAGCCTGTAACCAGCTAATGCGTAGAGCGCAATCAAAGGCAAGGCCCCTTCTACGCCTCCATGCACGGAAATAAGATAAAGCAACACAACGATCATGCCACCGAACACAAGCCCCTGCATCGCAAATGATGGAAACTCCGATATGATCATGGATGAGATGCTTCGTCGCGCCATATCGAGCGATGGCTTTTTGAATCTCCGAAGAAATTCGTGCTCGTGCCCTCCGATCTTGATGTCCTTGATTCCACCAAAGGCCTCGCTTACCGCCCGATAGCGCCCCTGGTTTGCAACCATGCGCTCATGGCCGAGTCTCGCAAGATAATGTCTTGCAATCACATACACCAGCAGATAAACCCCACACAGAATGACAGCCATACTAATAGCTAGAACAGGATCCACTACAAGCAATAATGCCAGCAAGAATGCGGCTACAAAAAGATTCGACACAAGCACCATTGCGGTGAAAAAAGCACCCTGAATCACATATCCGACTTCGGAGAGAATGTTAGCAGAGAGCTTGGATGTGTGACGACCCAGATACCAGGAATACGGTTGCTTCAGATATCCACCAACAAGGCGCAAGCCAAGTGAATGATTCTGCAGATGCATGAATCGAAGCTGGGCCCATAACGTAAGCGCCCGTAGCAGGATGCTGAACATCAGCAAGAGGAATGTTGCCGACCCAAGGAAAAACAGAAATTCACTTCTGTCCTCAAAATTCAGATATGAGTAAACAGCAAACAAGTATTGGTTGCTTTCCACGACACCTGGATTTGAAAGTACGGCGATGAATGGCATGATGGATGCCACACCCATGGTTTCAACCAATGCCATAATAAGCGTTAGCAGGAATACAAACATGGCCCGGCGCCTTTCCTTTCGCTCAAGCATGTCATACATCGTTTTGAATATCGCTATCACAAATACCTATCCTAACCAGGTCAATTGGAGAGAAATGCCAGGGCCAGAAAATGGGGTCAAATAATTCAAAATCGCAGAGACGCACGATTAATCATTTATGATTTAATCACGCCCTCGTAGACAGCCTGTATTGATTGAGCATTGACTTCGGCAGTGAATCTGCTTTTGACATGGACGATACCAGCCTCACCAAGACGATGCCTGAGCCCTGGATCCCGGATCAGCGCCACCAGCTTATCCGC containing:
- a CDS encoding ABC transporter ATP-binding protein, whose protein sequence is MFVFLLTLIMALVETMGVASIMPFIAVLSNPGVVESNQYLFAVYSYLNFEDRSEFLFFLGSATFLLLMFSILLRALTLWAQLRFMHLQNHSLGLRLVGGYLKQPYSWYLGRHTSKLSANILSEVGYVIQGAFFTAMVLVSNLFVAAFLLALLLVVDPVLAISMAVILCGVYLLVYVIARHYLARLGHERMVANQGRYRAVSEAFGGIKDIKIGGHEHEFLRRFKKPSLDMARRSISSMIISEFPSFAMQGLVFGGMIVVLLYLISVHGGVEGALPLIALYALAGYRLMPALQGIYRGITQLKVMMPATESLHSDLLEIQDSRRNYPVTDNISPITPLPLNSSIELRDVRFSYPGTDKLALDGVTMHIPAYSTIGLVGTTGSGKTTVVDIILGLIKPSSGSLLVDGCVINQNNVASWQKSVGYVPQTIFLADDTIAANIAFGIPAEKIDIDAVERAARMANLHDFVVHQLKYGYQTEIGERGVRLSGGQRQRIGIARALYHDPNVLIFDEATSALDNVTEHGVMEAIHSLARKKTIIIIAHRLSTVRQSDKIFVMDQGCVVGSGNYDELIESSPKFREMVVTIE